From a single Rhinolophus ferrumequinum isolate MPI-CBG mRhiFer1 chromosome 15, mRhiFer1_v1.p, whole genome shotgun sequence genomic region:
- the CD22 gene encoding B-cell receptor CD22 isoform X3, translated as MYLLGPSLLLLEYLAFSDSRWVFKHPKTLYAWEGACVWIPCSYRIAGHGKTMDTLVVYHNYTYDEKAKEYHGKILCNKTKTEELCLQESVKFLGDIKSNCTLSIQPVQAQDNGLLGLRMTSEAGKWMENIFLNISQTAPPPHIQLPPEIQESREVSVTCSLNFSCPGYEIKLKWSLNGLPQYTSVPSTSLTTEAVSTQSKLTFEPKWFHHGKNLTCQLWNDISEGLLLSQETVQLDVKHVPEPSKVQISPSPAKEGGTVVLTCLSPANPPPTNYTWFHNRIEVPRKTSMTFQILKVLLKHAGNYSCWAVNSLGRGYVGQEAELDVQYSPKEVTTVIQNPTPIREGDNVTLLCHYTSSNPSVTRYEWKSEGSWNEPEPGVLMIQKVAWNAKPFTCAACNQWCSWASPVDLHVQYAPKGVKVLPVSPRREIHSGHQVLLQCNFSSSCPTDVRFFWKKNGIFLEEGKQLSFDSVSPEDAGNYNCLVNNSIGQSMSEAWTLQVLYAPRKLRVSISPKDSVMEGKKAVLTCESDANPPVSQYTWFDGNNQNLQHYHQMLILNSVKVQQSGAYRCQGTNRLGVGQSPPSTLTVYYSPETIGRRVALGVMLCLVAVLLAFWGVKLQRSWKRIQSQQELQENSNGQSFFVRNKKVRRVPLAEGSHALGCYNPVIEDTVSYAALRFPVGETDTPRIGDAREQRPSLHRDNTVTYSVVQKPQTDDYENVTPAVPEDEGIHYSELIHLGVGERPMVQDTVEYVTLKH; from the exons ATGTATCTCCTCGGCCCCTCACTGCTGCTCCTAG AATACTTGGCTTTCTCTGACTCACGCTGGGTGTTTAAACACCCCAAGACCCTCTACGCCTGGGAGGGAGCCTGCGTCTGGATTCCCTGCAGCTACAGAATCGCAGGGCATGGAAAGACCATGGACACCCTCGTTGTGTACCACAATTATACGTATGACGAAAAGGCCAAGGAATACCATGGGAAAATCCTCTGCAACAAGACAAAGACGGAGGAGCTGTGTCTCCAGGAAAGTGTGAAATTCCTAGGAGACATAAAATCCAACTGCACCCTATCTATCCAACCTGTGCAAGCCCAAGACAATGGTCTGCTGGGGCTGAGGATGACATCGGAAGCTGGCAAATGGATGGAAAACATATTCCTCAACATCTCCC AGACGGCCCCTCCTCCTCACATCCAACTCCCTCCAGAAATCCAGGAGTCCAGGGAAGTCAGTGTGACCTGCTCGCTGAATTTCTCCTGCCCTGGGTATGAGATCAAACTGAAGTGGTCCCTGAATGGGTTACCTCAATATACCTCTGTTCCCTCGACTTCCCTGACCACCGAGGCTGTCTCCACCCAGAGCAAGCTCACATTTGAGCCAAAGTGGTTCCACCATGGCAAGAATCTGACCTGCCAGCTCTGGAATGACATATCAGAGGGGCTGCTACTCTCTCAGGAAACGGTGCAGCTGGACGTGAAGC ATGTTCCGGAACCTTCCAAGGTTCAGATCTCCCCCTCACCAGCTAAGGAGGGAGGTACAGTAGTGCTGACTTGTTTGTCACCAGCCAACCCTCCTCCAACAAATTACACGTGGTTTCACAATAGGATTGAAGTGCCGAGAAAGACAAGCATGACCTTCCAGATCTTAAAGGTCCTCCTCAAGCATGCTGGGAATTATTCCTGCTGGGCAGTAAACAGTCTTGGTCGTGGCTATGTTGGCCAGGAAGCTGAGTTGGATGTCCAAT ATTCCCCCAAGGAGGTAACCACAGTGATTCAAAATCCCACACCAATTCGAGAAGGAGATAATGTCACCTTGCTCTGTCACTACACTTCCAGTAACCCCAGTGTTACCCGATATGAATGGAAATCCGAAGGCTCCTGGAATGAGCCAGAACCTGGGGTGCTGATGATTCAGAAAGTTGCCTGGAACGCCAAGCCATTCACCTGTGCGGCCTGTAACCAATGGTGTTCCTGGGCTTCCCCTGTCGACCTGCATGTCCAGT ATGCCCCCAAAGGTGTCAAGGTCCTGCCAGTCAGTCCCCGTCGTGAGattcactctgggcaccaggtccTCCTCCAGTGTAACTTCTCAAGTAGCTGCCCCACAGACGTCCGCTTCTtctggaagaaaaatggaatCTTTCTGGAGGAAGGAAAACAACTGAGCTTTGACTCAGTCTCTCCAGAAGATGCTGGAAATTACAACTGCTTGGTCAACAACTCCATAGGACAAAGCATGTCGGAGGCCTGGACGCTCCAAGTGCTGT ATGCACCTAGGAAGTTACGGGTGTCCATTAGCCCGAAAGACAGTGTAATGGAGGGGAAGAAAGCAGTCCTGACATGTGAGAGTGATGCCAACCCTCCCGTTTCCCAGTACACCTGGTTTGATGGGAATAACCAAAACCTCCAACATTATCATCAGATGCTGATATTGAATTCTGTGAAGGTGCAGCAGTCAGGAGCCTATCGGTGCCAGGGGACCAACCGACTGGGTGTGGGCCAGTCGCCCCCCAGCACCCTCACTGTCTACT ACAGCCCAGAGACCATCGGCAGGCGAGTGGCCCTGGGAGTGATGCTTTGCCTGGTTGCCGTGCTGCTGGCATTCTGGGGAGTCAAGCTTCAGCGAAG CTGGAAGAGGATTCAGAGCCAGCAGGAACTTCAGGAAAATTCCAATGGGCAGAGCTTCTTTGTGAGGAACAAAAAG GTTCGAAGGGTCCCTCTCGCTGAAGGTTCCCACGCCCTGGGCTGCTACAATCCGGTGATAGAGGATACCGTCAGCTATGCGGCCTTGCGCTTTCCTGTCGGCGAGACTGACACGCCAAGGATTGG AGATGCAAGGGAACAGAGACCTTCCCTACACAGGGACAATACAGTCACTTACTCTGTGGTGCAGAAGCCTCAAACG GACGACTATGAGAACGTGACTCCCGCTGTTCCAGAAGACGAGGGGATACATTACTCGGAGCTGATTCACTTGGGAGTTGGGGAGCGGCCTATGGTCCAGGACACAGTGGAATATGTGACCCTCAAGCACTGA
- the CD22 gene encoding B-cell receptor CD22 isoform X2, protein MDTLVVYHNYTYDEKAKEYHGKILCNKTKTEELCLQESVKFLGDIKSNCTLSIQPVQAQDNGLLGLRMTSEAGKWMENIFLNISQTAPPPHIQLPPEIQESREVSVTCSLNFSCPGYEIKLKWSLNGLPQYTSVPSTSLTTEAVSTQSKLTFEPKWFHHGKNLTCQLWNDISEGLLLSQETVQLDVKHTPKLMIEVHPRDTIVTKGDSVTMTCQINSSNPEPTNMYWFKDGSPLREPRMLQSAQKRLTLTLSNVTKEMGGHYYCVAHNDIGSERSQEVALQVRYVPEPSKVQISPSPAKEGGTVVLTCLSPANPPPTNYTWFHNRIEVPRKTSMTFQILKVLLKHAGNYSCWAVNSLGRGYVGQEAELDVQYSPKEVTTVIQNPTPIREGDNVTLLCHYTSSNPSVTRYEWKSEGSWNEPEPGVLMIQKVAWNAKPFTCAACNQWCSWASPVDLHVQYAPKGVKVLPVSPRREIHSGHQVLLQCNFSSSCPTDVRFFWKKNGIFLEEGKQLSFDSVSPEDAGNYNCLVNNSIGQSMSEAWTLQVLYAPRKLRVSISPKDSVMEGKKAVLTCESDANPPVSQYTWFDGNNQNLQHYHQMLILNSVKVQQSGAYRCQGTNRLGVGQSPPSTLTVYYSPETIGRRVALGVMLCLVAVLLAFWGVKLQRSWKRIQSQQELQENSNGQSFFVRNKKVRRVPLAEGSHALGCYNPVIEDTVSYAALRFPVGETDTPRIGDAREQRPSLHRDNTVTYSVVQKPQTDDYENVTPAVPEDEGIHYSELIHLGVGERPMVQDTVEYVTLKH, encoded by the exons ATGGACACCCTCGTTGTGTACCACAATTATACGTATGACGAAAAGGCCAAGGAATACCATGGGAAAATCCTCTGCAACAAGACAAAGACGGAGGAGCTGTGTCTCCAGGAAAGTGTGAAATTCCTAGGAGACATAAAATCCAACTGCACCCTATCTATCCAACCTGTGCAAGCCCAAGACAATGGTCTGCTGGGGCTGAGGATGACATCGGAAGCTGGCAAATGGATGGAAAACATATTCCTCAACATCTCCC AGACGGCCCCTCCTCCTCACATCCAACTCCCTCCAGAAATCCAGGAGTCCAGGGAAGTCAGTGTGACCTGCTCGCTGAATTTCTCCTGCCCTGGGTATGAGATCAAACTGAAGTGGTCCCTGAATGGGTTACCTCAATATACCTCTGTTCCCTCGACTTCCCTGACCACCGAGGCTGTCTCCACCCAGAGCAAGCTCACATTTGAGCCAAAGTGGTTCCACCATGGCAAGAATCTGACCTGCCAGCTCTGGAATGACATATCAGAGGGGCTGCTACTCTCTCAGGAAACGGTGCAGCTGGACGTGAAGC ACACCCCAAAGTTGATGATTGAGGTCCATCCTAGAGACACCATTGTAACCAAGGGGGACTCTGTGACCATGACGTGCCAAATCAACAGCAGCAACCCAGAGCCGACGAATATGTACTGGTTCAAGGATGGGAGCCCGCTGAGAGAGCCCAGGATGCTGCAGAGCGCGCAGAAGAGGCTCACACTAACTCTGTCCAACGTGACCAAGGAGATGGGTGGACACTACTACTGTGTGGCCCACAATGACATAGGCTCAGAAAGGTCGCAAGAAGTGGCTCTCCAAGTGCGCT ATGTTCCGGAACCTTCCAAGGTTCAGATCTCCCCCTCACCAGCTAAGGAGGGAGGTACAGTAGTGCTGACTTGTTTGTCACCAGCCAACCCTCCTCCAACAAATTACACGTGGTTTCACAATAGGATTGAAGTGCCGAGAAAGACAAGCATGACCTTCCAGATCTTAAAGGTCCTCCTCAAGCATGCTGGGAATTATTCCTGCTGGGCAGTAAACAGTCTTGGTCGTGGCTATGTTGGCCAGGAAGCTGAGTTGGATGTCCAAT ATTCCCCCAAGGAGGTAACCACAGTGATTCAAAATCCCACACCAATTCGAGAAGGAGATAATGTCACCTTGCTCTGTCACTACACTTCCAGTAACCCCAGTGTTACCCGATATGAATGGAAATCCGAAGGCTCCTGGAATGAGCCAGAACCTGGGGTGCTGATGATTCAGAAAGTTGCCTGGAACGCCAAGCCATTCACCTGTGCGGCCTGTAACCAATGGTGTTCCTGGGCTTCCCCTGTCGACCTGCATGTCCAGT ATGCCCCCAAAGGTGTCAAGGTCCTGCCAGTCAGTCCCCGTCGTGAGattcactctgggcaccaggtccTCCTCCAGTGTAACTTCTCAAGTAGCTGCCCCACAGACGTCCGCTTCTtctggaagaaaaatggaatCTTTCTGGAGGAAGGAAAACAACTGAGCTTTGACTCAGTCTCTCCAGAAGATGCTGGAAATTACAACTGCTTGGTCAACAACTCCATAGGACAAAGCATGTCGGAGGCCTGGACGCTCCAAGTGCTGT ATGCACCTAGGAAGTTACGGGTGTCCATTAGCCCGAAAGACAGTGTAATGGAGGGGAAGAAAGCAGTCCTGACATGTGAGAGTGATGCCAACCCTCCCGTTTCCCAGTACACCTGGTTTGATGGGAATAACCAAAACCTCCAACATTATCATCAGATGCTGATATTGAATTCTGTGAAGGTGCAGCAGTCAGGAGCCTATCGGTGCCAGGGGACCAACCGACTGGGTGTGGGCCAGTCGCCCCCCAGCACCCTCACTGTCTACT ACAGCCCAGAGACCATCGGCAGGCGAGTGGCCCTGGGAGTGATGCTTTGCCTGGTTGCCGTGCTGCTGGCATTCTGGGGAGTCAAGCTTCAGCGAAG CTGGAAGAGGATTCAGAGCCAGCAGGAACTTCAGGAAAATTCCAATGGGCAGAGCTTCTTTGTGAGGAACAAAAAG GTTCGAAGGGTCCCTCTCGCTGAAGGTTCCCACGCCCTGGGCTGCTACAATCCGGTGATAGAGGATACCGTCAGCTATGCGGCCTTGCGCTTTCCTGTCGGCGAGACTGACACGCCAAGGATTGG AGATGCAAGGGAACAGAGACCTTCCCTACACAGGGACAATACAGTCACTTACTCTGTGGTGCAGAAGCCTCAAACG GACGACTATGAGAACGTGACTCCCGCTGTTCCAGAAGACGAGGGGATACATTACTCGGAGCTGATTCACTTGGGAGTTGGGGAGCGGCCTATGGTCCAGGACACAGTGGAATATGTGACCCTCAAGCACTGA
- the CD22 gene encoding B-cell receptor CD22 isoform X4: MYLLGPSLLLLEYLAFSDSRWVFKHPKTLYAWEGACVWIPCSYRIAGHGKTMDTLVVYHNYTYDEKAKEYHGKILCNKTKTEELCLQESVKFLGDIKSNCTLSIQPVQAQDNGLLGLRMTSEAGKWMENIFLNISQTAPPPHIQLPPEIQESREVSVTCSLNFSCPGYEIKLKWSLNGLPQYTSVPSTSLTTEAVSTQSKLTFEPKWFHHGKNLTCQLWNDISEGLLLSQETVQLDVKHSPKEVTTVIQNPTPIREGDNVTLLCHYTSSNPSVTRYEWKSEGSWNEPEPGVLMIQKVAWNAKPFTCAACNQWCSWASPVDLHVQYAPKGVKVLPVSPRREIHSGHQVLLQCNFSSSCPTDVRFFWKKNGIFLEEGKQLSFDSVSPEDAGNYNCLVNNSIGQSMSEAWTLQVLYAPRKLRVSISPKDSVMEGKKAVLTCESDANPPVSQYTWFDGNNQNLQHYHQMLILNSVKVQQSGAYRCQGTNRLGVGQSPPSTLTVYYSPETIGRRVALGVMLCLVAVLLAFWGVKLQRSWKRIQSQQELQENSNGQSFFVRNKKVRRVPLAEGSHALGCYNPVIEDTVSYAALRFPVGETDTPRIGDAREQRPSLHRDNTVTYSVVQKPQTDDYENVTPAVPEDEGIHYSELIHLGVGERPMVQDTVEYVTLKH; the protein is encoded by the exons ATGTATCTCCTCGGCCCCTCACTGCTGCTCCTAG AATACTTGGCTTTCTCTGACTCACGCTGGGTGTTTAAACACCCCAAGACCCTCTACGCCTGGGAGGGAGCCTGCGTCTGGATTCCCTGCAGCTACAGAATCGCAGGGCATGGAAAGACCATGGACACCCTCGTTGTGTACCACAATTATACGTATGACGAAAAGGCCAAGGAATACCATGGGAAAATCCTCTGCAACAAGACAAAGACGGAGGAGCTGTGTCTCCAGGAAAGTGTGAAATTCCTAGGAGACATAAAATCCAACTGCACCCTATCTATCCAACCTGTGCAAGCCCAAGACAATGGTCTGCTGGGGCTGAGGATGACATCGGAAGCTGGCAAATGGATGGAAAACATATTCCTCAACATCTCCC AGACGGCCCCTCCTCCTCACATCCAACTCCCTCCAGAAATCCAGGAGTCCAGGGAAGTCAGTGTGACCTGCTCGCTGAATTTCTCCTGCCCTGGGTATGAGATCAAACTGAAGTGGTCCCTGAATGGGTTACCTCAATATACCTCTGTTCCCTCGACTTCCCTGACCACCGAGGCTGTCTCCACCCAGAGCAAGCTCACATTTGAGCCAAAGTGGTTCCACCATGGCAAGAATCTGACCTGCCAGCTCTGGAATGACATATCAGAGGGGCTGCTACTCTCTCAGGAAACGGTGCAGCTGGACGTGAAGC ATTCCCCCAAGGAGGTAACCACAGTGATTCAAAATCCCACACCAATTCGAGAAGGAGATAATGTCACCTTGCTCTGTCACTACACTTCCAGTAACCCCAGTGTTACCCGATATGAATGGAAATCCGAAGGCTCCTGGAATGAGCCAGAACCTGGGGTGCTGATGATTCAGAAAGTTGCCTGGAACGCCAAGCCATTCACCTGTGCGGCCTGTAACCAATGGTGTTCCTGGGCTTCCCCTGTCGACCTGCATGTCCAGT ATGCCCCCAAAGGTGTCAAGGTCCTGCCAGTCAGTCCCCGTCGTGAGattcactctgggcaccaggtccTCCTCCAGTGTAACTTCTCAAGTAGCTGCCCCACAGACGTCCGCTTCTtctggaagaaaaatggaatCTTTCTGGAGGAAGGAAAACAACTGAGCTTTGACTCAGTCTCTCCAGAAGATGCTGGAAATTACAACTGCTTGGTCAACAACTCCATAGGACAAAGCATGTCGGAGGCCTGGACGCTCCAAGTGCTGT ATGCACCTAGGAAGTTACGGGTGTCCATTAGCCCGAAAGACAGTGTAATGGAGGGGAAGAAAGCAGTCCTGACATGTGAGAGTGATGCCAACCCTCCCGTTTCCCAGTACACCTGGTTTGATGGGAATAACCAAAACCTCCAACATTATCATCAGATGCTGATATTGAATTCTGTGAAGGTGCAGCAGTCAGGAGCCTATCGGTGCCAGGGGACCAACCGACTGGGTGTGGGCCAGTCGCCCCCCAGCACCCTCACTGTCTACT ACAGCCCAGAGACCATCGGCAGGCGAGTGGCCCTGGGAGTGATGCTTTGCCTGGTTGCCGTGCTGCTGGCATTCTGGGGAGTCAAGCTTCAGCGAAG CTGGAAGAGGATTCAGAGCCAGCAGGAACTTCAGGAAAATTCCAATGGGCAGAGCTTCTTTGTGAGGAACAAAAAG GTTCGAAGGGTCCCTCTCGCTGAAGGTTCCCACGCCCTGGGCTGCTACAATCCGGTGATAGAGGATACCGTCAGCTATGCGGCCTTGCGCTTTCCTGTCGGCGAGACTGACACGCCAAGGATTGG AGATGCAAGGGAACAGAGACCTTCCCTACACAGGGACAATACAGTCACTTACTCTGTGGTGCAGAAGCCTCAAACG GACGACTATGAGAACGTGACTCCCGCTGTTCCAGAAGACGAGGGGATACATTACTCGGAGCTGATTCACTTGGGAGTTGGGGAGCGGCCTATGGTCCAGGACACAGTGGAATATGTGACCCTCAAGCACTGA
- the CD22 gene encoding B-cell receptor CD22 isoform X1 produces MYLLGPSLLLLEYLAFSDSRWVFKHPKTLYAWEGACVWIPCSYRIAGHGKTMDTLVVYHNYTYDEKAKEYHGKILCNKTKTEELCLQESVKFLGDIKSNCTLSIQPVQAQDNGLLGLRMTSEAGKWMENIFLNISQTAPPPHIQLPPEIQESREVSVTCSLNFSCPGYEIKLKWSLNGLPQYTSVPSTSLTTEAVSTQSKLTFEPKWFHHGKNLTCQLWNDISEGLLLSQETVQLDVKHTPKLMIEVHPRDTIVTKGDSVTMTCQINSSNPEPTNMYWFKDGSPLREPRMLQSAQKRLTLTLSNVTKEMGGHYYCVAHNDIGSERSQEVALQVRYVPEPSKVQISPSPAKEGGTVVLTCLSPANPPPTNYTWFHNRIEVPRKTSMTFQILKVLLKHAGNYSCWAVNSLGRGYVGQEAELDVQYSPKEVTTVIQNPTPIREGDNVTLLCHYTSSNPSVTRYEWKSEGSWNEPEPGVLMIQKVAWNAKPFTCAACNQWCSWASPVDLHVQYAPKGVKVLPVSPRREIHSGHQVLLQCNFSSSCPTDVRFFWKKNGIFLEEGKQLSFDSVSPEDAGNYNCLVNNSIGQSMSEAWTLQVLYAPRKLRVSISPKDSVMEGKKAVLTCESDANPPVSQYTWFDGNNQNLQHYHQMLILNSVKVQQSGAYRCQGTNRLGVGQSPPSTLTVYYSPETIGRRVALGVMLCLVAVLLAFWGVKLQRSWKRIQSQQELQENSNGQSFFVRNKKVRRVPLAEGSHALGCYNPVIEDTVSYAALRFPVGETDTPRIGDAREQRPSLHRDNTVTYSVVQKPQTDDYENVTPAVPEDEGIHYSELIHLGVGERPMVQDTVEYVTLKH; encoded by the exons ATGTATCTCCTCGGCCCCTCACTGCTGCTCCTAG AATACTTGGCTTTCTCTGACTCACGCTGGGTGTTTAAACACCCCAAGACCCTCTACGCCTGGGAGGGAGCCTGCGTCTGGATTCCCTGCAGCTACAGAATCGCAGGGCATGGAAAGACCATGGACACCCTCGTTGTGTACCACAATTATACGTATGACGAAAAGGCCAAGGAATACCATGGGAAAATCCTCTGCAACAAGACAAAGACGGAGGAGCTGTGTCTCCAGGAAAGTGTGAAATTCCTAGGAGACATAAAATCCAACTGCACCCTATCTATCCAACCTGTGCAAGCCCAAGACAATGGTCTGCTGGGGCTGAGGATGACATCGGAAGCTGGCAAATGGATGGAAAACATATTCCTCAACATCTCCC AGACGGCCCCTCCTCCTCACATCCAACTCCCTCCAGAAATCCAGGAGTCCAGGGAAGTCAGTGTGACCTGCTCGCTGAATTTCTCCTGCCCTGGGTATGAGATCAAACTGAAGTGGTCCCTGAATGGGTTACCTCAATATACCTCTGTTCCCTCGACTTCCCTGACCACCGAGGCTGTCTCCACCCAGAGCAAGCTCACATTTGAGCCAAAGTGGTTCCACCATGGCAAGAATCTGACCTGCCAGCTCTGGAATGACATATCAGAGGGGCTGCTACTCTCTCAGGAAACGGTGCAGCTGGACGTGAAGC ACACCCCAAAGTTGATGATTGAGGTCCATCCTAGAGACACCATTGTAACCAAGGGGGACTCTGTGACCATGACGTGCCAAATCAACAGCAGCAACCCAGAGCCGACGAATATGTACTGGTTCAAGGATGGGAGCCCGCTGAGAGAGCCCAGGATGCTGCAGAGCGCGCAGAAGAGGCTCACACTAACTCTGTCCAACGTGACCAAGGAGATGGGTGGACACTACTACTGTGTGGCCCACAATGACATAGGCTCAGAAAGGTCGCAAGAAGTGGCTCTCCAAGTGCGCT ATGTTCCGGAACCTTCCAAGGTTCAGATCTCCCCCTCACCAGCTAAGGAGGGAGGTACAGTAGTGCTGACTTGTTTGTCACCAGCCAACCCTCCTCCAACAAATTACACGTGGTTTCACAATAGGATTGAAGTGCCGAGAAAGACAAGCATGACCTTCCAGATCTTAAAGGTCCTCCTCAAGCATGCTGGGAATTATTCCTGCTGGGCAGTAAACAGTCTTGGTCGTGGCTATGTTGGCCAGGAAGCTGAGTTGGATGTCCAAT ATTCCCCCAAGGAGGTAACCACAGTGATTCAAAATCCCACACCAATTCGAGAAGGAGATAATGTCACCTTGCTCTGTCACTACACTTCCAGTAACCCCAGTGTTACCCGATATGAATGGAAATCCGAAGGCTCCTGGAATGAGCCAGAACCTGGGGTGCTGATGATTCAGAAAGTTGCCTGGAACGCCAAGCCATTCACCTGTGCGGCCTGTAACCAATGGTGTTCCTGGGCTTCCCCTGTCGACCTGCATGTCCAGT ATGCCCCCAAAGGTGTCAAGGTCCTGCCAGTCAGTCCCCGTCGTGAGattcactctgggcaccaggtccTCCTCCAGTGTAACTTCTCAAGTAGCTGCCCCACAGACGTCCGCTTCTtctggaagaaaaatggaatCTTTCTGGAGGAAGGAAAACAACTGAGCTTTGACTCAGTCTCTCCAGAAGATGCTGGAAATTACAACTGCTTGGTCAACAACTCCATAGGACAAAGCATGTCGGAGGCCTGGACGCTCCAAGTGCTGT ATGCACCTAGGAAGTTACGGGTGTCCATTAGCCCGAAAGACAGTGTAATGGAGGGGAAGAAAGCAGTCCTGACATGTGAGAGTGATGCCAACCCTCCCGTTTCCCAGTACACCTGGTTTGATGGGAATAACCAAAACCTCCAACATTATCATCAGATGCTGATATTGAATTCTGTGAAGGTGCAGCAGTCAGGAGCCTATCGGTGCCAGGGGACCAACCGACTGGGTGTGGGCCAGTCGCCCCCCAGCACCCTCACTGTCTACT ACAGCCCAGAGACCATCGGCAGGCGAGTGGCCCTGGGAGTGATGCTTTGCCTGGTTGCCGTGCTGCTGGCATTCTGGGGAGTCAAGCTTCAGCGAAG CTGGAAGAGGATTCAGAGCCAGCAGGAACTTCAGGAAAATTCCAATGGGCAGAGCTTCTTTGTGAGGAACAAAAAG GTTCGAAGGGTCCCTCTCGCTGAAGGTTCCCACGCCCTGGGCTGCTACAATCCGGTGATAGAGGATACCGTCAGCTATGCGGCCTTGCGCTTTCCTGTCGGCGAGACTGACACGCCAAGGATTGG AGATGCAAGGGAACAGAGACCTTCCCTACACAGGGACAATACAGTCACTTACTCTGTGGTGCAGAAGCCTCAAACG GACGACTATGAGAACGTGACTCCCGCTGTTCCAGAAGACGAGGGGATACATTACTCGGAGCTGATTCACTTGGGAGTTGGGGAGCGGCCTATGGTCCAGGACACAGTGGAATATGTGACCCTCAAGCACTGA